From a region of the Ficedula albicollis isolate OC2 chromosome 1A, FicAlb1.5, whole genome shotgun sequence genome:
- the LRIG3 gene encoding leucine-rich repeats and immunoglobulin-like domains protein 3 produces MSPRLKWARECCSVSERARKKFCGLSWTTCSNHHVNAYRDLSHNKLSSIKAGILDHLHSLQEVKLNNNELEIIPDLGPVSANITLLSLTSNKIANVLSEHLKPFQRLETLDLSNNNISELKISSFPSLQLKYLYINSNRITSMEPGTFDNLSTTLQVLKLNRNKISAIPQKMFKLSHLQHLELNRNKIRKIDGLTFQGLPALKSLKLQRNGVTRLMDGAFWGLTNMEVLQLDHNNLTEVTKGWLYGLLMLQQLHLSQNAISRISPDAWEFCQKLSELDLTFNQLARLDDSSFIGLSVLVGLYIGNNKVNYIADCAFKGLSSLQILDLKNNEISWAIEDMNGAFSGLDKLRKLILQGNRIRSITKKAFSGLDALEHLDLSSNAIMSVQGNAFSQMKKLKELHFNTSSLLCDCQLKWLPQWMSENNFQSFVNASCAHPQLLKGKSIFAVSLDGFVCDDFPKPQITVQPETQSAIKGSNLSFVCSAASSSDSPMTFAWKKDNELLQDAEMENYAHLRAQGGEVMEYTTILRLRNVEFSNEGKYQCVISNHFGSSYSVKAKLTVNMLPSFTKIPMDLTIRAGAMARLECAAVGHPIPQIAWQKDGGTDFPAARKRRMHVMPEDDVFFIVDVKIEDTGVYSCTAQNTAGSISANATLTVLETPSFLRPLLDRTVTKGETAVLQCIAGGSPPPRLNWTKDDSPLMVTERHFFAAGNQLLIIVDTDVEDAGKYTCEMSNTLGTERGNIRLNVIPTPTCDSPQNIAPSLDDDGWATVGIVIIAVVCCVVGTSLVWVIIIYHTRRRNEDCSITNTDETNLPADIPSYLSSQGTLAERQDGYGSSENGSHHQFLSSSVGGYFLQQRDSNGICHLDNSSETDLEGVADPFLCHYLGTSGTLYLKGNAYSSDTFETYSTTCSPDQRTAGLGPYESGYLKKKECYQYSPPQEDPFDQYVGVIGTQATSSRLMNSIYSQNEGTGLKSKSLNSDTFDVNRSLEPSSIMSNSTFMGTFGKPLWRPQLDSLSSCRQPANCQPKTSHNNHHVSLDFDAEAEEDGKERTVSRGENTCKQSFENYRTPTFQSCDSDT; encoded by the exons AACCAGTAACAAGATTGCCAACGTTTTGTCTGAACATCTGAAGCCATTTCAGAGGCTAGAAACTTTGGACTTGAGCAACAACAATATATCAGAGCTAAAAATTTCATCATTTCCATCACTGCAGCTCAAGTATCT GTATATTAACAGTAACCGAATAACCTCTATGGAGCCGGGTACCTTTGACAATTTGTCTACCACACTTCAAGTATTGAAACTGAACAGGAACAAAATTTCAGCAATTCCTCAAAAGATGTTTAAACTGTCCCATCTGCAGCACCT GGAGCTGAATCgcaacaaaatcagaaaaatagaTGGGCTCACTTTCCAAGGACTTCCTGCTTTGAAATCATtaaagctgcagagaaatggAGTTACGAGGCTCATGGATGGTGCTTTCTGGGGTTTGACCAACATGGAAGTCTT GCAGCTGGACCATAACAACTTAACAGAGGTAACCAAAGGCTGGCTCTATGGCTTACTGATGCTGCAGCAACTCCATCTCAGCCAAAATGCCATCAGCAGGATCAGTCCTGATGCCTGGGAATTTTGCCAAAAACTCAGTGAGCT AGATTTGACATTCAATCAATTAGCAAGGTTAGATGATTCAAGCTTCATTGGTTTAAGCGTGCTGGTTGGACTGTACATTGGAAATAACAAAGTAAATTACATTGCTGATTGTGCCTTCAAGGGACTTTCCAGTCTACAGATTTT GGAtctgaaaaacaatgaaatatcATGGGCTATTGAAGATATGAATGGTGCTTTCTCTGGCCTAGATAAACTTAGGAAGCT GATACTCCAAGGAAACAGGATTAGATCCATTacaaagaaagcattttctggTTTGGATGCACTTGAACACTT agATCTAAGTAGCAATGCAATCATGTCAGTTcaaggaaatgcattttcacaAATGAAGAAACTCAAAGAATT GCACTTCAACACATCAAGTCTCTTGTGTGACTGCCAGTTAAAGTGGCTACCGCAGTGGATGTCAGAGAACAACTTTCAGAGCTTTGTAAATGCCAGTTGTGCCCATCCTCAGCTGCTAAAagggaaaagtatttttgctGTCAGCCTGGATGGGTTTGTCTGTG ATGATTTCCCTAAACCGCAGATCACTGTCCAGCCAGAAACCCAGTCAGCAATTAAAGGCTCCAATTTGAGTTTTGTGTgttcagcagccagcagcagtgattCTCCAATGACTTTTGCATGGAAGAAAGACAACGAATTACTGCAAGATGCTGAAATGGAGAATTATGCACATCTCCGGGCCCAGGGTGGAGAAGTGATGGAGTACACCACCATCCTTCGACTGCGCAATGTTGAATTCAGCAATGAAGGGAAATACCAGTGTGTTATTTCAAATCATTTTGGTTCATCCTACTCTGTCAAAGCCAAACTTACAGTAAACA TGCTGCCTTCATTTACAAAGATCCCCATGGACTTAACCATTCGAGCTGGGGCAATGGCACGTTTGGAATGCGCTGCAGTTGGGCATCCTATCCCTCAGATTGCTTGGCAGAAAGATGGTGGAACAGATTTCCCTGCGGCGCGCAAGAGGCGCATGCATGTCATGCCTGAAGATGACGTGTTCTTTATTGTTGATGTAAAGATTGAGGACACAGGTGTTTACAGCTGTACAGCTCAAAACACTGCTGGAAGCATTTCAGCTAATGCAACATTAACAGTACTAG aaacacCATCATTTTTGCGGCCTTTGCTGGATCGAACTGTGACAAAAGGTGAAACTGCAGTCTTGCAGTGCATTGCTGGTGGTAGCCCTCCACCCCGACTGAACTGGACTAAGGATGACAGCCCTCTCATGGTAACAGAAAGACACTTCTTTGCTGCAGGCAATCAGTTACTAATTATTGTGGATACAGATGTCGAAGATGCTGGGAAATACACGTGTGAAATGTCTAATACACTTGGAACTGAACGAGGCAACATCCGTCTTAATGTAATTCCTACTCCCACCTGTGACTCTCCTCAAAACATTGCCCCATCACTTGATGATGATGGATGGGCCACAGTTGGCATTGTGATCATAGCTGTGGTTTGCTGTGTGGTGGGCACTTCCTTGGTGTGGGTGATCATCATCTACCACACCAGAAGGAGAAATGAAGATTGCAGCATCACAAATACAG ATGAAACAAATTTGCCTGCTGACATTCCAAGTTACCTGTCATCCCAGGGGACACTAGCTGAAAGGCAGGATGGATATGGCTCATCTGAAAATGGTAGTCACCATCAGTTCCTCTCATCTTCTGTAGGAGGttatttcctgcagcagagggacagTAATG gcatttGCCATCTAGATAACAGCAGTGAAACAGACTTGGAGGGTGTTGCAGATCCATTCCTGTGCCACTATCTGGGGACTTCAGGGACTTTGTATTTAAAAGGCAATGCTTACAGTTCTGACACATTTGAAACATACAGTACAA CTTGCAGCCCTGATCAGAGAACAGCAGGCTTGGGCCCTTACGAGTCTggatatttaaagaaaaaggaatgctATCAATACTCACCTCCACAGGAAGATCCCTTTGACCAGTATGTTGGCGTTATTGGGACACAGGCTACAAGTAGCAGATTGATGAACTCTATTTATTCTCAAAATGAAGGAACTGGACTAAAAAGCAAAAGTCTCAACTCAGACACATTTGATGTGAACAGAAGTTTGGAACCGTCATCTATTATGAGTAACAGCACTTTCATGG GAACATTTGGAAAGCCTTTATGGAGGCCTCAGCTGGACTCTCTCTCAAGCTGTAGACAGCCAGCAAATTGCCAACCAAAAACCTCCCATAATAATCATCATGTCTCACTGGACTTTGATGCAGAGGCAGAAGAAGACGGAAAGGAAAGGACAGTTTCTAGAGGAGAAAATACTTGCAAACAGTCATTTGAAAACTATAGGACTCCTACTTTCCAATCCTGTGATTCGGATACATAG